In the genome of Amia ocellicauda isolate fAmiCal2 chromosome 3, fAmiCal2.hap1, whole genome shotgun sequence, one region contains:
- the mrps31 gene encoding small ribosomal subunit protein mS31 → MYRRLILFVSKGKMGSGSYEEGNCIIFKNNCIAERAIPRVAASPHKFFSTSRDESSIPEEGDKKSKEKEKGPAKSGKENLLDLLGAMKVEVTTKKKFQAVNVQKRQELPRVVPRSMESASSMFQKASPERQSQSVPLSPELVAAASAVASSMLNKSQTESELLQQLRKHETIVEDQKKTDNNNIGNIIADMKVGKRPNARSSSRPANQIRFDDDGRGFIPDRGLASELEGVRRRRGLFVGKRLNIFPAVSETTETETKAVSSPTLWDMEMANQIATATRHLPRNGFEEMIQWTREGKLWLYPINNEQGLEEEAEVPFHEHVFLDKHLEDFPKQGPIRHFMELVITGLSKNPHLTVHQKKEHIAWFRDYFQQKEELLTEAEAGLH, encoded by the exons ATGTACCGGAGACTTATCTTGTTTGTATCTAAAGGGAAAATGGGTAGCGGTTCTTATGAAGAAGGGAAttgtatcatttttaaaaacaattgcatCGCAGAGAGGGCTATTCCGAG AGTCGCTGCTTCCCCTCACAAGTTCTTCAGCACTAGTAGGGATGAGTCTTCTATTCCTGAGGAGGGAGACAAGAAGTCCAAGGAAAAGGAGAAGGGACCAGCAAAATCAGGGAAAGAAAACCTGCTAGATCTCCTTGGAGCCATGAAAGTGGAGGTGACCACGAAGAAGAAGTTTCAGGCTGTGAATGTTCAGAAAAGACAAGAGTTGCCCAGAGTTGTGCCTCGGTCCATGGAGAGTGCTAGCAGTATGTTCCAGAAAGCCAGCCCAGAGCGACAGTCCCAGAG TGTCCCTCTGAGTCCAGAGTTGGTGGCTGCTGCCTCAGCCGTGGCCTCCTCCATGCTCAATAAGAGCCAGACGGAATCGGAGCTCCTTCAGCAGCTGAGGAAACACGAGACCATTGTGGAGGACCAGAAGAAAAcggacaacaacaacattgg AAACATCATTGCTGACATGAAGGTTGGGAAACGCCCCAATGCACGCTCCAGCAGCAGACCAGCGAATCAGATCCGCTTTGACGATGATGGGCGGGGCTTCATTCCTGACAGGGGGTTGGCCAGCGAACTAGAGGGAGTGCGACGCAG GAGGGGCTTGTTTGTTGGTAAGAGACTGAACATCTTTCCTGCTGTCTCCGAGACAACCGAAACAGAAACCAAAGCAG TCTCCTCTCCCACACTCTGGGACATGGAGATGGCCAATCAGATTGCAACAGCGACCAGACACCTGCCCCGTAATGGCTTTGAGGAGATGATCCAGTGGACTCGCGAAGGCAAACTCTGGCTTTATCCCATCAACAATGAGCAGG GGCTGGAGGAGGAAGCGGAAGTCCCATTCCATGAACATGTGTTTCTTGACAAGCACCTGGAGGATTTTCCCAAGCAAGGCCCCATCCGCCACTTCATGGAGCTGGTGATCACCGGATTGTCCAAGAACCCGCACCTTACTGTGCATCAGAAGAAGGAGCACATTGCTTGGTTTCGGGACTATTTCCAGCAGAAGGAAGAGCTGCTAACTGAGGCAGAGGCTGGCCTGCATTGA